Proteins encoded by one window of Chondromyces crocatus:
- a CDS encoding TolC family protein has protein sequence MASLVLGVLWLVGTPASVEAAEPLTRARVVELARVAPTARRAGAEVGVARAERGAAGVFSLSNPVVAVAGGLRVNRDGRPPPAAQASFAFPFDLGGQQSARIDAAEEALRAAEAMGADTGRRVLLAALLQHAQVVRDEQELVLARARRDLARGLLTTVERRRAAGEIRETDAALATLQAAREAAAAVTVEGARDADLAVLVALLGLEALPPGVEGPLVPGGEAPSLATLLQEAGERTDVRAAVAQLASAKAKVVRERAARWPTLSVSAQYELDEGAHIGMLGIAAPLPMLNANRSAAAAAAAEVGVADAQLGATRAEATGQIRQLHARYTSTRAALEALAEVAELAKRAAALAQRSFELGESDTYSALLVRREALDAQLALLQAEHAHANAKIELFVLSGRVPR, from the coding sequence GTGGCGTCGCTGGTGCTGGGCGTCCTCTGGCTGGTGGGGACGCCGGCTTCCGTGGAGGCGGCAGAGCCGTTGACGCGGGCCCGGGTGGTGGAACTCGCGCGCGTGGCGCCAACGGCCCGGAGGGCAGGGGCCGAGGTGGGGGTGGCGCGTGCGGAGCGGGGGGCCGCAGGGGTGTTCTCGCTGAGCAATCCGGTGGTGGCCGTGGCCGGGGGGCTGCGGGTGAACCGGGACGGGCGTCCGCCGCCGGCGGCGCAGGCGAGCTTCGCGTTTCCGTTCGATCTCGGGGGGCAGCAGAGCGCGCGCATCGACGCGGCCGAAGAGGCGCTCCGAGCGGCGGAGGCGATGGGCGCGGACACGGGGCGGCGGGTGCTGCTGGCAGCGCTGCTGCAGCACGCACAGGTGGTGCGGGACGAGCAGGAGCTGGTGCTGGCGAGGGCGCGCCGTGATCTGGCGCGGGGGCTGTTGACGACGGTGGAGCGGCGGCGGGCGGCGGGCGAGATCCGGGAGACGGATGCGGCGCTGGCGACGCTTCAAGCGGCCCGTGAGGCGGCGGCGGCGGTGACGGTGGAGGGGGCGCGTGACGCGGATCTGGCGGTGCTCGTGGCGCTGCTCGGTCTGGAGGCGCTGCCTCCCGGGGTGGAAGGGCCGCTCGTGCCCGGTGGCGAGGCGCCGTCGCTGGCGACGCTGCTGCAGGAAGCCGGGGAGCGGACGGACGTGCGGGCGGCCGTGGCGCAGCTCGCGTCGGCGAAGGCGAAGGTGGTGCGTGAGCGGGCGGCACGGTGGCCGACGCTGAGCGTGTCGGCGCAGTACGAGCTGGACGAGGGGGCGCACATCGGGATGCTCGGGATCGCGGCGCCGCTGCCGATGTTGAACGCGAACCGCTCGGCAGCCGCGGCTGCCGCGGCCGAGGTCGGGGTGGCCGACGCGCAGCTCGGGGCGACACGCGCCGAGGCCACGGGGCAGATCCGGCAGCTCCACGCGCGGTACACGTCGACGCGGGCGGCGCTCGAGGCGCTGGCCGAGGTGGCAGAGCTGGCGAAGCGGGCCGCGGCACTGGCGCAGCGCTCCTTCGAGCTGGGCGAGAGCGATACGTACAGCGCGCTGCTGGTGCGTCGCGAGGCGCTCGACGCGCAGCTTGCGTTGCTCCAGGCCGAGCATGCGCACGCAAACGCGAAGATCGAGCTCTTCGTGCTGTCGGGGAGGGTGCCGCGATGA
- a CDS encoding four-helix bundle copper-binding protein, whose translation MVGAKKILVDDDCYLNCLDCHRLCLQTIQYCLEQGGEHAEERHIRAMLDCAEMCETCSNFLLRGSEIHGLTCAACAEACERCARECARFEGDAQMQGCASVCRRCAASCRLMATPLAA comes from the coding sequence ATGGTGGGTGCGAAGAAAATACTCGTGGATGACGACTGTTACCTGAACTGCCTCGACTGCCATCGGCTGTGTCTCCAGACCATCCAGTACTGTCTGGAGCAGGGAGGGGAGCACGCGGAGGAGCGGCACATCCGGGCGATGCTGGACTGCGCTGAAATGTGCGAAACGTGCTCGAATTTCCTGTTGCGGGGTTCGGAGATCCACGGGCTCACCTGCGCGGCTTGCGCGGAGGCGTGCGAGCGTTGCGCGCGGGAATGTGCACGCTTCGAGGGGGACGCGCAGATGCAGGGGTGTGCGTCGGTTTGCCGTCGGTGTGCAGCGAGCTGTCGGCTCATGGCGACGCCGCTGGCGGCTTGA
- a CDS encoding phosphate/phosphite/phosphonate ABC transporter substrate-binding protein yields MLFNRRSSPPGMPKLTFGLVPATDDACTRLHLADFCALLGELVGGVISPHRAPSPGALASAVASGRVNVAWLSPTLMVKSPGLAPVVPLVSSVRAGSPLYHAALFVDEASPITAVEQLTGARAAWVAPSSASGYLFPRAALRRRGFDPRSLFSTETFHNTHGKVAEAVLHGHADVGATFAVYEDGESSHGMLRAGFLDVVPGRRGRVLDVAGPIPADLIASLPDVPIFARSALTVSLQRIADHPEAREPLRSLFGVERFAPFAAAGARALRTLVDFGREPATAASYG; encoded by the coding sequence ATGCTCTTCAACCGCAGGTCCTCGCCGCCGGGGATGCCGAAGCTCACCTTCGGCCTCGTCCCTGCCACCGATGACGCCTGCACCCGACTGCACCTCGCCGACTTCTGTGCGCTGCTCGGTGAGCTGGTCGGAGGCGTCATTTCCCCGCACCGCGCTCCGTCGCCTGGAGCGCTCGCCTCGGCCGTCGCCTCGGGCCGGGTCAACGTCGCCTGGCTCTCGCCGACCCTCATGGTGAAGAGCCCTGGCCTCGCCCCGGTCGTGCCGCTGGTCAGCTCCGTCCGCGCCGGCTCGCCGCTCTATCACGCCGCCCTCTTCGTCGACGAGGCTTCGCCCATCACCGCCGTCGAGCAGCTCACCGGCGCGCGCGCTGCGTGGGTCGCCCCGAGCAGCGCCAGCGGCTACCTCTTCCCGCGCGCAGCCCTGCGCCGACGCGGCTTCGATCCGCGCAGCTTGTTCTCGACCGAGACCTTCCACAACACCCACGGCAAGGTCGCCGAAGCCGTGCTCCACGGCCACGCCGACGTCGGCGCCACCTTCGCCGTCTACGAGGACGGAGAGTCCTCGCACGGCATGCTCCGCGCGGGCTTCCTCGACGTCGTCCCCGGCCGGAGGGGCCGCGTGCTCGACGTCGCCGGCCCCATCCCCGCCGATCTCATCGCCAGCCTGCCCGACGTCCCGATCTTCGCCCGCTCGGCGCTCACCGTCTCGCTCCAGCGCATCGCCGATCACCCGGAAGCCCGCGAGCCACTCCGCTCGCTGTTCGGCGTCGAGCGCTTCGCTCCGTTCGCAGCGGCCGGCGCACGCGCCTTGCGCACCCTCGTCGACTTCGGCCGCGAACCTGCGACCGCCGCCTCCTACGGCTGA
- a CDS encoding methyltransferase family protein produces the protein MTVVPSPHATTSLIQQFHKCYIVFDIMSIEARNRALLVLLLVVLSLLLTFGVRTWLHLRDTGSTGFRGISGRPGSLPWIGGVSFALALACTVLAPLLVWLGVDRWLFLPQAALDIVGTIAALLGVAGIAWSQNAMGRSWRVGVDGAERTTLVLEGPFRAVRNPVFSFLVLGSLGLLLVLPTFTSLAALALLVLAIELQVRIIEEPYLRTTHGDTYTDYSRRTGRFVPWIGRD, from the coding sequence ATGACCGTTGTGCCCTCGCCCCATGCGACCACCTCATTGATACAACAGTTTCACAAGTGTTACATCGTCTTCGACATCATGTCCATCGAAGCGCGCAACCGTGCCCTCCTGGTCCTCCTCCTCGTCGTCCTCTCCCTTCTGCTCACCTTCGGCGTGCGCACCTGGCTGCACCTCCGCGACACCGGGTCCACCGGCTTCCGCGGCATCTCCGGCCGACCGGGCTCGCTCCCCTGGATCGGCGGCGTGAGCTTCGCCCTCGCGCTCGCCTGCACCGTGCTCGCTCCGCTCCTGGTCTGGCTCGGCGTCGATCGCTGGCTCTTCCTGCCGCAGGCAGCGCTCGACATCGTCGGCACGATCGCCGCCTTGCTCGGCGTCGCTGGCATCGCCTGGTCTCAGAACGCCATGGGGCGCTCCTGGCGCGTCGGCGTGGACGGCGCCGAGCGCACCACGCTCGTCCTCGAAGGCCCGTTCCGCGCCGTGAGGAACCCCGTCTTCAGCTTCCTCGTCCTCGGCTCGCTCGGCCTTTTGCTCGTCCTGCCGACCTTCACCTCGCTCGCTGCGCTCGCGCTGCTCGTGCTGGCGATCGAGCTGCAGGTCCGCATCATCGAGGAGCCGTACCTCCGCACGACACACGGCGACACCTACACCGACTACAGTCGCCGCACGGGTCGTTTCGTACCGTGGATCGGCCGCGATTGA
- a CDS encoding efflux RND transporter permease subunit has product MFTLLGKLLEFSVRQRWAVLILTLAVGAFGVYNFRRLPIDAVPDITSVQVQINTPVEALSPVEVERRITFPIEWAMGGLPKVEQVRSLSRYGLSQVTVVFEDGTDVYWARQLVSERLAAAKAALPPGRIEPQIGPIATGLGEIYMWSVEAKEGALRPDGEPYTLTDLRTLQDWVVRPQLRTVPGVTEINAIGGYERLFQVAPDPAKLLSYGLSFRDVLEALAANNANAGGGYIEHKGEQYLIRATGLVEGEDDIREIVVGHKDGVPIRILDVAEVGVGQDLRTGAATENGREAVIGTAIMLLGENSRVVSKRVDARVAEVNRSLPEGVFVKTLYDRTYLVEATLGTVTRSLLEGAGLVILVLVLLLGNVRAAVIAAMVIPFAMLIAVSGMVAGGVSGNLMSLGALDFGLIVDGSVIIVENCVRRFAEEQHRLGRVLTREERLRLAYDASREVRRATLFGELIIAVVYLPILTLTGIEGKMFRPMAATVVLALGGATILSMTFIPALVAIVLRGKITEREGPGLRWLTKAYGRVLDRLVGCPRLVVGSAVVLLAAAGLLSTRLGSEFAPKLSEGALAIQPARIPSISLTQSLSMQMQLERTLLEQFPDEVSSVFARTGTAEVATDPMGPNVSDTYVMLKPREGWKRATTQAELAEAMEGVLAGLPGQNYELSQPIELRFNELTSGVRGDVAVKVFGEDLDVLVREAQRVSAVLATVPGVADLKVEQVTGLPVLTIDVNRRAVARYGINVADVQEIVEAAVGGVSAGEVFEGDRRFELVLRLPDAIRRDLGALENLPVPLPARGRDEGAASMASGGGLASAAGGTASALAPERRANRPAFVPLGALATIKLEEGPNQVSHENGKRRVVVQCNVRGRDLGGFVAEAQERLEAEVKLPPGYWIAWGGQFEHLLTARARLLLVVPAALGLIFGLLYLSFGTVKNALLIFTGVPLALTGGVLALWIRGLPISIAAAIGFIALSGVAVLNGLVMVTFIENTRRRGVMLDDAVHRGSVARLRAVLMTALVAALGFVPMALATGTGSEVQRPLATVVIGGIVSSTTLTLLVLPVLYRVFHRDEVTEEGVRDPA; this is encoded by the coding sequence GTGTTCACCCTGCTGGGCAAGCTGCTGGAGTTCTCGGTCCGCCAGCGCTGGGCGGTGCTCATCCTGACGCTCGCGGTGGGCGCCTTCGGCGTCTACAACTTCCGGCGGCTGCCGATCGACGCGGTGCCGGACATCACCAGCGTCCAGGTGCAGATCAACACGCCGGTCGAGGCGCTGTCGCCGGTGGAGGTCGAGCGGCGGATCACGTTCCCGATCGAGTGGGCGATGGGCGGGCTGCCGAAGGTGGAGCAGGTGCGCTCCCTGTCGCGGTACGGGCTGTCGCAGGTGACGGTGGTCTTCGAGGACGGGACCGACGTGTACTGGGCGCGTCAGCTCGTGAGCGAGCGCCTCGCGGCGGCGAAGGCGGCGCTGCCCCCAGGGCGCATCGAGCCTCAGATCGGGCCGATCGCGACGGGGCTCGGCGAGATCTACATGTGGTCCGTCGAGGCGAAGGAGGGGGCGCTCCGGCCCGACGGGGAACCCTACACGCTGACGGATCTGCGCACGCTCCAGGACTGGGTGGTGCGGCCGCAGCTCCGGACGGTGCCGGGGGTGACGGAGATCAACGCCATCGGCGGATACGAGCGGCTGTTCCAGGTGGCGCCGGATCCCGCGAAGCTCCTGTCGTACGGGCTGTCGTTCCGGGACGTGCTGGAGGCGCTCGCCGCGAACAACGCGAACGCGGGCGGCGGGTACATCGAGCACAAGGGCGAGCAGTACCTGATCCGCGCGACGGGGCTGGTCGAAGGGGAGGACGACATCCGCGAGATCGTGGTCGGGCACAAGGACGGTGTGCCGATCCGGATCCTGGACGTGGCCGAGGTGGGGGTCGGCCAGGATCTCCGCACGGGCGCCGCGACCGAGAACGGCCGGGAGGCGGTGATCGGGACGGCGATCATGCTCCTCGGCGAGAACAGCCGCGTGGTGTCGAAGCGGGTCGACGCGCGGGTGGCCGAGGTGAACAGGTCGTTGCCGGAGGGGGTGTTCGTGAAGACCCTCTACGACCGGACCTACCTGGTCGAGGCAACGCTGGGCACGGTGACGCGGAGCCTGCTGGAGGGCGCAGGCCTGGTGATCCTGGTGCTGGTGCTCCTGCTCGGGAACGTCCGCGCCGCGGTGATTGCGGCGATGGTCATCCCGTTCGCGATGCTCATTGCGGTGAGCGGGATGGTGGCGGGGGGCGTCAGCGGCAACCTGATGAGCCTGGGGGCGCTCGACTTCGGGCTGATCGTGGACGGGTCGGTGATCATCGTCGAGAACTGCGTGCGGCGGTTCGCCGAGGAGCAGCACCGGCTGGGCCGGGTGCTCACGCGCGAGGAGCGGCTGCGGCTCGCATACGATGCGTCGCGGGAGGTGCGGCGGGCGACGCTGTTCGGCGAGCTGATCATCGCCGTGGTGTACCTGCCGATCCTGACGCTCACCGGGATCGAGGGGAAGATGTTCCGCCCGATGGCCGCGACGGTGGTGCTGGCACTCGGGGGGGCGACGATCCTGTCGATGACGTTCATCCCGGCGCTGGTGGCGATCGTGCTCCGGGGGAAGATCACCGAACGGGAGGGGCCCGGGCTGCGCTGGTTGACGAAGGCATACGGGCGGGTGCTCGATCGGCTGGTAGGGTGTCCGCGGCTCGTGGTCGGGAGCGCGGTGGTGCTGCTGGCCGCTGCGGGGCTCCTCTCGACGCGGCTCGGGAGTGAGTTCGCTCCGAAGCTGAGCGAGGGAGCGCTGGCCATCCAGCCGGCGCGGATCCCGTCGATCAGCCTGACCCAGAGCTTGTCGATGCAGATGCAGCTCGAGCGCACGCTGCTGGAGCAGTTCCCCGACGAGGTGTCCTCCGTGTTCGCGCGCACCGGCACGGCCGAAGTCGCGACGGACCCGATGGGACCCAACGTGTCCGATACGTACGTGATGCTCAAGCCCCGGGAGGGATGGAAACGCGCGACGACGCAAGCGGAGCTGGCCGAGGCGATGGAGGGCGTGCTCGCAGGGCTGCCTGGTCAGAACTACGAGCTGAGCCAGCCCATCGAGCTGCGGTTCAACGAGCTGACCAGCGGGGTCCGTGGCGATGTGGCGGTGAAGGTCTTCGGCGAGGATCTGGACGTGCTCGTCCGCGAGGCGCAGCGGGTGAGTGCGGTGCTGGCGACGGTGCCCGGGGTGGCTGATCTGAAGGTGGAGCAGGTGACGGGGCTGCCGGTGCTCACGATCGACGTCAACCGGCGGGCGGTGGCTCGTTACGGGATCAACGTGGCCGACGTGCAAGAGATCGTGGAGGCCGCGGTGGGCGGGGTGAGCGCGGGGGAGGTGTTCGAAGGCGACCGGCGGTTCGAGCTGGTGCTGCGCCTCCCCGATGCCATCCGGCGAGATCTCGGCGCCCTGGAGAACCTGCCCGTGCCCTTGCCCGCGCGTGGGCGCGACGAGGGCGCGGCGAGCATGGCGAGCGGGGGAGGCCTGGCGAGCGCAGCAGGGGGGACGGCCAGCGCACTGGCACCGGAGCGACGCGCGAACCGGCCTGCCTTCGTGCCGCTGGGGGCGTTGGCGACGATCAAGCTGGAGGAGGGGCCGAATCAGGTCAGCCACGAGAACGGCAAGCGGCGGGTGGTCGTGCAGTGCAACGTGCGAGGGCGCGATCTGGGCGGCTTCGTGGCCGAGGCGCAGGAGCGGCTGGAGGCGGAGGTGAAGCTGCCGCCCGGCTACTGGATCGCATGGGGAGGGCAGTTCGAGCACCTGCTCACGGCGCGCGCACGGCTCTTGCTGGTGGTCCCGGCGGCGCTCGGATTGATCTTCGGGTTGCTCTACCTGTCGTTCGGAACGGTGAAGAACGCGCTCTTGATCTTCACGGGGGTGCCGCTCGCGCTCACCGGTGGGGTGCTGGCGCTGTGGATCCGTGGGCTCCCGATCTCGATCGCGGCGGCGATCGGGTTCATCGCCCTGTCGGGGGTGGCGGTGCTCAACGGGCTGGTGATGGTGACGTTCATCGAGAATACCCGTCGGCGTGGGGTGATGCTGGACGACGCAGTGCATCGAGGATCGGTGGCGCGGCTCCGGGCGGTCCTGATGACGGCGCTGGTCGCTGCGCTGGGCTTCGTCCCCATGGCGCTGGCCACGGGCACCGGATCCGAGGTGCAGCGGCCGCTGGCGACGGTGGTGATCGGAGGGATCGTCTCCTCGACGACGCTGACCTTGCTGGTGCTGCCGGTGCTGTACCGGGTGTTCCACCGGGACGAGGTGACGGAAGAGGGCGTGAGAGACCCGGCGTGA
- a CDS encoding DUF6304 family protein, with translation MRSVYRTRYRDLQGDIETTIENDGATLRMSLCGVDFEGNDFDSFEVVSSTAPADLSRFSFAGGTLCSCLFEFEIPVIVAVDAGELRGTLEARLRLGSAHATGGIDEESLHLVLVVGDLRLESEGRSGWFEDELLDLQRRLPSHWFLKTCFGCGLSDYSPVGHGLFGGLACFRDNKLGYRSVRTKDELFRIWDTMTAFVQETHLCPEFERRTPGAGYRG, from the coding sequence ATGAGGAGCGTCTACCGAACCAGGTACCGCGATCTGCAAGGCGACATCGAGACGACCATCGAGAACGATGGCGCGACACTTCGAATGTCGCTTTGCGGCGTGGATTTCGAAGGCAACGACTTCGATTCGTTCGAGGTCGTGTCCTCCACGGCGCCGGCAGACCTGTCGCGGTTCAGTTTCGCTGGTGGGACCCTCTGTTCGTGTCTGTTCGAGTTCGAGATTCCGGTGATCGTTGCCGTCGACGCCGGCGAGCTGCGGGGCACGCTCGAAGCGCGACTTCGTCTCGGTAGCGCGCATGCCACCGGCGGTATCGATGAGGAAAGCCTGCACCTCGTCCTCGTGGTCGGAGACCTGCGCCTCGAATCAGAGGGGCGGTCTGGTTGGTTCGAGGACGAGCTTCTGGACCTTCAACGCAGGCTTCCGAGCCACTGGTTTCTCAAGACGTGCTTCGGGTGCGGCCTGTCGGACTATTCACCTGTGGGTCATGGGCTCTTCGGGGGCCTCGCCTGCTTCCGGGACAACAAGCTCGGGTACCGATCCGTGAGAACGAAAGACGAGCTGTTTCGGATCTGGGACACGATGACGGCGTTCGTGCAGGAGACGCATCTCTGCCCGGAGTTCGAGAGGCGCACGCCTGGAGCGGGCTACCGCGGATGA
- a CDS encoding efflux RND transporter periplasmic adaptor subunit gives MSATHKVELTRGRIAVLVAGALGLACATAGITVLVEHAVHGESSHWGDLFGHGDHDHDKGEHRHGEGRGHEDHDHGDKEEGHGEGRVVLSAEALAAAGIEVAAAGPGQVEVTATLPGEVALNADTVAHVTPRVGGVVREVKRNLGDRVKKGEVLAVLDSRELADLQREALTARERLELAETSFRRQEALWQEKVTSEKEYLSAKQALAEARIEHRSATQKLAVGSGGGSKEGGYALVAPLDGTIIERHATVGEVLGGETRAFTVADLSTIWVNVTVYAKDLAQVHPGQVARVRAEGIEQRAEGKITYLSQVADEQTRSSIARVVLMNPGPAWRPGLFATADIVVSEAEVAVTVLDDAVQRLEGKDVVFVQEGEAFQVRPVRLGRRGTVEGNAVVEVRSGIAAGERYASKNSFVLKADLGKSGAAHEH, from the coding sequence ATGAGCGCGACACACAAGGTCGAGCTGACGCGAGGTCGGATCGCCGTGCTGGTGGCAGGCGCGCTGGGGCTGGCCTGCGCGACGGCGGGGATCACCGTGCTGGTGGAGCACGCGGTGCACGGGGAGTCGTCGCACTGGGGTGACCTCTTCGGGCACGGGGATCACGATCACGACAAGGGCGAGCACCGGCACGGCGAGGGGCGCGGCCACGAGGACCACGATCACGGCGACAAGGAGGAAGGGCACGGCGAGGGGCGGGTGGTGCTCTCGGCCGAGGCGCTCGCTGCTGCCGGGATCGAGGTGGCGGCGGCCGGGCCCGGGCAGGTGGAAGTGACGGCCACGCTGCCAGGTGAGGTGGCGCTGAATGCGGACACGGTGGCGCACGTGACGCCGCGCGTGGGCGGGGTGGTGCGCGAGGTGAAGCGGAACCTGGGCGACCGGGTGAAGAAGGGCGAGGTGCTGGCGGTGCTCGACAGCCGGGAGCTGGCCGATCTGCAGCGCGAGGCGCTGACGGCGCGGGAGCGGCTGGAGCTGGCAGAGACGAGCTTCCGGCGGCAGGAGGCGCTCTGGCAGGAGAAGGTGACGTCGGAGAAGGAGTACCTCTCGGCGAAGCAGGCCCTCGCCGAGGCGCGGATCGAGCACCGGAGCGCGACGCAGAAGCTCGCGGTGGGATCAGGGGGCGGCTCGAAGGAGGGGGGCTACGCGCTGGTGGCGCCGCTCGACGGGACGATCATCGAGCGGCACGCGACGGTGGGCGAGGTGCTCGGGGGCGAGACGCGGGCGTTCACGGTGGCCGATCTGTCGACGATCTGGGTGAACGTGACGGTGTACGCGAAGGATCTCGCGCAGGTGCATCCGGGGCAGGTGGCGCGGGTGCGCGCGGAGGGGATCGAGCAGCGGGCGGAGGGGAAGATCACCTACCTGAGCCAGGTGGCCGACGAGCAGACGCGTTCGTCGATCGCGCGGGTGGTGCTGATGAACCCGGGGCCAGCGTGGCGGCCCGGGTTGTTCGCGACGGCGGACATCGTGGTGAGCGAGGCAGAGGTCGCGGTGACGGTGCTGGACGACGCCGTGCAGCGGCTGGAGGGCAAGGACGTGGTGTTCGTGCAAGAAGGCGAGGCGTTCCAGGTGCGCCCGGTGCGCCTCGGGAGGCGCGGGACGGTCGAGGGGAACGCGGTGGTCGAGGTGCGCTCCGGGATCGCGGCGGGGGAACGCTACGCGAGCAAGAACAGCTTCGTTCTCAAGGCCGATCTCGGGAAGTCCGGGGCCGCGCACGAGCACTGA